The following proteins are encoded in a genomic region of Gossypium hirsutum isolate 1008001.06 chromosome D05, Gossypium_hirsutum_v2.1, whole genome shotgun sequence:
- the LOC107903390 gene encoding uncharacterized protein — MGVGMGEEEEASVSGNIKLSEENHPSGGLTIKTTGKDASTLVARDLHSPSLKSSMESSPYNSPSLVSPPSSAFVSALQSPYISPRATILKSQDQENSNPCLVSHPSPPVSSYRGGSQSDDIPSSSYTPPSDQYEYSDDPADPKLKFVTCVPVPDPGPRISFSFPVPRISFAKAPVSPASNAKLRSCDVFIGFHGQNPNLARFCKWVKSELELQGIACFVADRAKYSDSQSHEIADRIICSVTYGVVVVTSCSFLNHLSLEEIRFFTQKKNLIPVLFDTGPAEIMGLLNCNSIDKECKEAIEGVIKCHEFKLEASQGNWRSCVAKAAAILRAKLGRKSVAEQDFVAELPFPRNRFFVGRDKEIVEIESALFGVAEQDYYCCSMPIIKGEASGQSEGLADEESDNIVSTRGRYINLELGKSKEPSSEPVMGRSSTKRSKFNKSKSDNYKSLGSSVICINGVAGIGKTELALEFAYRYAQRYKMVLWVGGEARYFRQNILNLSVNLGLDVSAQDEKERGRIRSFEEQEFEAFKRVKRELFRDMPYLLIIDNLETEREWWEGKDLHDLIPRNTGGTHVIITTRLPKVMTFDMMQLPPLPLSDAMILVRGRKKKDYSTEELEYLRKFDEKSGRLSFGLWIIGSLLSELPISPSALFEAVNQVSTSLEDASTSPTDEQFFKHNPFLMKILCFCFAVLHQVNGRRNNILASRMLLVGAWFAPSSIPANLLATAAKYMPVAGNRFRRWTKCLSLALGCCGGCGFTTQSDEDCANLLVKLGLARRANGQNGCWIQFHPITQAFAKRKECLSTAKAAVLGIRKTGNPLINSDHLWATAFLVFGFKSEPPIVQLKAIDMVMYIKKTALPLAIRAFTTFSRCNSALELLKVCTNVLEEVEKSFVSQIQDWCQGSLCWRNKLQGKQRVDEYVWQDVTLLKATLLETRAKLLLRGGHFDGGEELCRTCISIRTVMLGHNHAQTLAAQETLANLVRMRSKI, encoded by the coding sequence ATGGGTGTGGGTATgggtgaagaagaagaagcatcGGTATCAGGTAATATCAAGCTTTCTGAAGAGAACCACCCCAGTGGCGGCCTAACCATCAAGACAACTGGTAAAGATGCTTCAACTTTGGTTGCTAGGGATCTGCATTCTCCAAGCTTAAAATCATCAATGGAGTCATCTccttacaactctccctccttgGTGTCCCCACCATCGTCCGCATTCGTTTCAGCTTTGCAGTCACCATATATATCACCAAGAGCCACAATCCTGAAATCCCAAGACCAAGAGAACTCTAACCCTTGTCTTGTTTCGCATCCATCGCCACCAGTCTCATCATACAGAGGGGGTTCACAATCTGATGATATACCCAGTAGTTCCTACACTCCCCCGTCGGACCAGTATGAATACTCTGATGACCCCGCAGATCCCAAGTTGAAGTTTGTAACTTGTGTTCCAGTCCCAGATCCTGGTCCACGCATCTCATTCTCGTTTCCAGTGCCCCGAATTTCCTTTGCAAAAGCTCCTGTTTCTCCGGCATCTAATGCCAAACTCAGGAGTTGTGACGTTTTCATTGGCTTCCACGGTCAAAATCCTAACTTGGCTCGCTTCTGCAAGTGGGTTAAGTCAGAGCTGGAGCTTCAGGGAATTGCTTGCTTTGTTGCAGACAGGGCTAAGTATTCGGATAGTCAGAGCCATGAGATTGCGGACCGAATCATCTGCTCAGTCACATATGGAGTTGTGGTGGTCACTAGTTGTAGCTTTCTCAACCATCTCAGCTTGGAGGAAATTAGATTCTTTACTCAAAAGAAGAACTTGATTCCTGTCTTGTTTGACACGGGACCTGCTGAGATCATGGGACTTCTCAACTGCAATTCAATCGATAAAGAATGCAAAGAAGCAATTGAAGGAGTAATCAAGTGTCATGAGTTCAAACTGGAAGCCAGTCAGGGTAACTGGAGAAGCTGTGTAGCTAAAGCTGCAGCAATATTGCGAGCAAAGCTTGGAAGGAAGAGTGTGGCAGAGCAAGACTTTGTTGCTGAGCTGCCCTTTCCCAGAAACAGGTTTTTTGTGGGAAGAGACAAGGAGATTGTGGAGATTGAGAGTGCCTTATTTGGAGTTGCTGAGCAAGATTATTATTGTTGCTCTATGCCCATTATCAAAGGTGAAGCAAGCGGGCAATCTGAAGGGCTTGCTGATGAAGAAAGTGATAATATTGTTTCTACCAGGGGGAGGTACATTAATTTGGAATTGGGCAAGAGCAAAGAGCCTTCGTCTGAACCAGTTATGGGAAGAAGTTCAACGAAAAGATCCAAATTCAACAAGTCAAAAAGTGACAACTACAAGAGCTTAGGCAGCAGTGTGATCTGCATAAATGGCGTTGCTGGCATTGGAAAGACCGAGCTTGCTCTTGAGTTTGCCTATCGGTATGCCCAGAGATATAAGATGGTTCTTTGGGTTGGTGGAGAGGCCAGATATTTCAGGCAGAATATACTGAATTTGTCGGTCAATTTGGGGTTGGATGTGAGTGCCCAAGACGAGAAGGAAAGAGGCCGGATTCGAAGCTTCGAGGAGCAGGAATTTGAAGCATTCAAGCGAGTGAAGAGGGAGCTGTTCCGGGACATGCCTTATCTGTTGATCATTGACAATCTTGAGACAGAGCGAGAGTGGTGGGAAGGAAAAGACCTGCATGACTTGATTCCTAGGAACACTGGAGGGACTCATGTGATCATCACAACTAGGCTACCAAAGGTGATGACTTTTGACATGATGCAGCTTCCTCCATTGCCTTTATCCGATGCTATGATTTTAGTACGAGGTAGAAAGAAAAAGGATTATTCGACCGAGGAGTTGGAGTACTTGAGAAAATTTGATGAGAAATCGGGAAGATTGAGCTTTGGTTTGTGGATTATTGGTTCACTACTTTCCGAGCTGCCCATTTCTCCATCTGCACTCTTTGAAGCTGTGAACCAAGTCTCTACCTCACTTGAAGATGCCTCTACTTCACCCACTGATGAGCAGTTCTTCAAACACAACCCTTTCCTGATGAAAATTCTATGTTTTTGCTTCGCGGTCTTGCATCAAGTTAATGGGAGAAGGAACAATATTCTAGCCTCACGAATGCTTCTTGTTGGAGCTTGGTTTGCCCCATCATCCATACCTGCAAATTTGCTAGCTACTGCAGCTAAGTATATGCCTGTTGCTGGAAACAGATTCAGAAGGTGGACTAAGTGTCTAAGTCTTGCATTGGGCTGCTGCGGCGGGTGTGGTTTCACTACTCAAAGTGACGAAGATTGTGCCAATCTCCTAGTAAAGCTAGGATTGGCAAGACGAGCTAATGGGCAGAATGGATGTTGGATTCAGTTCCATCCTATAACTCAAGCATTTGCAAAGAGAAAAGAATGCTTATCGACTGCTAAAGCTGCAGTCCTAGGCATAAGAAAAACCGGGAACCCATTGATAAATTCTGATCATCTATGGGCCACTGCATTTCTTGTATTCGGGTTTAAGTCGGAACCTCCTATCGTGCAGTTAAAAGCAATAGATATGGTGATGTATATCAAGAAGACGGCACTACCATTGGCAATCAGAGCCTTCACAACATTCTCAAGATGCAATTCGGCATTGGAGTTATTGAAGGTGTGCACAAATGTGTTAGAGGAAGTGGAGAAGTCATTTGTATCTCAAATACAAGACTGGTGCCAGGGGTCGCTATGTTGGAGAAACAAGTTACAAGGGAAGCAAAGGGTGGACGAGTACGTATGGCAAGATGTGACATTGTTGAAGGCTACCTTGTTGGAAACCAGAGCCAAGCTGCTGTTAAGAGGTGGGCATTTTGACGGTGGTGAAGAGCTGTGCAGAACTTGTATCAGTATTAGAACAGTCATGCTGGGGCACAATCATGCACAAACATTGGCTGCTCAAGAAACACTTGCAAACTTGGTGAGAATGAGGagcaagatatga